From Diospyros lotus cultivar Yz01 chromosome 4, ASM1463336v1, whole genome shotgun sequence, a single genomic window includes:
- the LOC127799620 gene encoding uncharacterized protein LOC127799620 encodes MDSEMVVHNGGCHCGSVRWRLRAPSSVVAWQCNCSDCSMRGNTRFVVPLDRFELLGDGKQFLTTYTFGSHTAKHTFCKVCGISSFYTPRSNPDGIAVTYTCVDPGTLSHVEIRHFDGRNWEDSYAQTGIASYSRALPENDKPK; translated from the coding sequence ATGGATTCTGAGATGGTGGTGCACAATGGCGGGTGTCACTGTGGAAGCGTAAGATGGCGACTCCGGGCACCATCCAGTGTAGTAGCCTGGCAATGCAACTGCAGCGACTGCTCCATGAGAGGGAACACTCGTTTCGTTGTACCTTTGGATCGGTTCGAGCTCCTCGGAGATGGCAAACAGTTCCTTACAACCTATACCTTTGGCAGCCACACGGCAAAGCACACTTTCTGCAAGGTCTGCGGTATATCCTCATTTTACACTCCAAGATCGAATCCGGATGGAATAGCTGTCACATACACGTGTGTGGATCCTGGAACACTGAGCCATGTTGAAATTAGGCATTTTGATGGGAGGAACTGGGAGGACTCTTATGCCCAGACCGGCATTGCATCATACTCACGGGCCCTCCCTGAGAACGATAAGCCAAAATGA